One stretch of Streptomyces sp. R21 DNA includes these proteins:
- a CDS encoding metal-dependent hydrolase produces the protein MMGPAHSLSGAAAWLGVGAAAAAAGHTMPWPVLLVGALICAGAALAPDLDHKAATISRAFGPLSRGLCEIVDKLSYAVYKGTRKPGDPRRSGGHRTLTHTWLWAVLLGAGTSVVAITGGRWAVLAILFVHIVLAIEGLLWRATRGSSADVLVWLLAATSAWILAGVLDKPGNGSDWLFTAPGQEYLWLGLPIVLGALVHDIGDALTVSGCPILWPIPVGRKRWYPIGPPKGMRFRAGSWIELKVLMPAFMLLGGVGCAAALNFI, from the coding sequence ATGATGGGACCAGCACACTCACTGTCGGGAGCCGCGGCGTGGCTCGGCGTCGGCGCGGCGGCTGCCGCCGCCGGCCACACGATGCCCTGGCCGGTCCTCCTGGTCGGCGCGCTGATCTGCGCCGGTGCGGCGCTCGCCCCCGACCTGGACCACAAGGCGGCCACCATCTCGCGGGCCTTCGGGCCCCTCTCGCGGGGACTGTGCGAGATCGTCGACAAACTCTCGTACGCCGTCTACAAGGGGACGAGGAAGCCCGGCGACCCGCGACGCTCCGGCGGCCACCGCACACTGACGCACACCTGGCTGTGGGCGGTGCTGCTCGGCGCGGGTACCTCGGTCGTGGCGATCACCGGCGGCCGCTGGGCGGTCCTGGCCATCCTCTTCGTCCACATTGTGCTCGCCATCGAGGGTCTGCTCTGGCGGGCGACCCGTGGCTCCAGCGCCGACGTCCTGGTCTGGCTGCTGGCCGCGACGAGCGCGTGGATCCTGGCGGGAGTGCTGGACAAGCCGGGCAACGGCTCCGACTGGCTGTTCACGGCACCCGGCCAGGAGTACCTGTGGCTCGGGCTGCCGATCGTCCTGGGCGCGCTGGTGCACGACATCGGGGACGCGCTGACGGTGTCCGGCTGCCCGATCCTGTGGCCGATCCCGGTCGGCCGCAAGCGCTGGTACCCGATCGGCCCGCCCAAGGGCATGCGGTTCCGCGCCGGCAGCTGGATCGAGCTCAAGGTGCTGATGCCGGCGTTCATGCTGCTCGGCGGAGTGGGCTGCGCGGCGGCGCTCAACTTCATCTGA
- a CDS encoding type B 50S ribosomal protein L31: MPQLPDYRPVVFRDRAAGYAFLTRSTATSKQTIDWDDGETYPVVDVEISSESHPFYTGKARTVDSEGRIAQFERRYGGTGEKADNDSA; the protein is encoded by the coding sequence ATGCCCCAGCTTCCCGACTACCGCCCCGTGGTCTTCCGTGACCGCGCCGCCGGCTACGCCTTCCTCACCCGGTCCACCGCGACCAGCAAGCAGACCATCGACTGGGACGACGGCGAGACCTACCCGGTCGTGGACGTGGAGATCTCCTCGGAGAGCCACCCCTTCTACACGGGCAAGGCACGGACGGTGGACTCCGAGGGACGGATCGCCCAGTTCGAGCGACGGTACGGCGGAACGGGCGAGAAAGCCGACAACGACAGCGCGTGA
- a CDS encoding DUF5709 domain-containing protein: MDSADGWGDDVYQPDGSEVQDDSGLLDGEDTLVADGVDDPLDRGWSPPDRPWAVERSGVTAAEGHRGETLEERLAEELPDIAASDGDGIGDCEGTDGEPLDNEVGASRSGRLVAPNEGAHEDEESGLIATDVGIDGAAASAEEAAMHIVDEDSLSG, encoded by the coding sequence GTGGACAGCGCCGACGGATGGGGAGACGACGTCTATCAGCCCGACGGCTCCGAAGTGCAGGACGACTCGGGGCTGCTCGACGGCGAGGACACCCTGGTCGCCGATGGTGTCGACGACCCTCTGGACCGGGGCTGGTCGCCACCCGACCGCCCATGGGCGGTGGAGCGCTCCGGCGTGACCGCGGCCGAGGGGCACCGGGGAGAGACCCTGGAGGAACGCCTGGCGGAAGAGCTGCCCGACATCGCGGCCTCCGACGGAGACGGCATCGGCGACTGCGAGGGCACCGACGGCGAACCCCTGGACAACGAAGTGGGCGCCTCCCGCTCCGGTCGGCTCGTGGCACCCAACGAGGGCGCCCATGAGGACGAGGAGAGCGGGCTGATCGCCACCGACGTGGGCATCGACGGCGCCGCCGCGTCGGCCGAGGAGGCCGCGATGCACATCGTCGACGAGGACTCCCTGTCCGGCTGA
- a CDS encoding anti-sigma factor: MTDHHPDEDELIALALGTLPDEQSTLLGHLNTCPACRTVYDEISGAVDAVLPAAPTVAAPAGFDARVLDRIEVRRPAPRRSHRIPLLVAAAAAMGVGLGAVATTIADQNPPSSVTASDHGALLVSRGGSTVGTVEPSYVDNHRVVVMQITDSPPDTHYRCRLVLKDGTRHDAGQWWTPSSGRATWITYGATATIDRVELVNDAGQVWSSADLAD, translated from the coding sequence GTGACGGACCACCACCCCGATGAGGACGAACTGATCGCCCTCGCCCTCGGCACCCTTCCCGACGAGCAGTCGACGCTCCTCGGCCACCTCAACACCTGCCCGGCCTGCCGGACGGTGTACGACGAGATCTCGGGGGCCGTCGACGCGGTACTGCCGGCGGCACCGACCGTCGCCGCCCCGGCCGGTTTCGACGCCAGGGTCCTCGACCGCATCGAGGTCCGCAGACCTGCCCCGCGCCGCTCGCATCGCATCCCCCTGCTGGTCGCCGCGGCCGCGGCTATGGGCGTGGGTCTCGGCGCGGTCGCCACCACGATCGCCGACCAGAACCCGCCGTCGTCGGTCACCGCGAGTGATCACGGTGCCCTGCTCGTCAGCCGCGGCGGATCCACGGTGGGAACCGTCGAGCCGAGTTACGTGGACAACCATCGGGTCGTGGTCATGCAGATCACCGACAGTCCTCCCGACACCCACTACCGCTGCCGCCTGGTCCTCAAGGACGGCACCCGCCACGACGCGGGCCAGTGGTGGACCCCATCCTCCGGACGGGCCACCTGGATCACCTACGGGGCGACGGCCACGATCGACCGGGTGGAGCTGGTGAACGACGCCGGTCAGGTGTGGTCGAGCGCCGACCTGGCGGACTGA